The following are from one region of the Thiovulum sp. ES genome:
- a CDS encoding nucleoside diphosphate kinase (PFAM: Nucleoside diphosphate kinase), whose protein sequence is MAIEQTLSIIKPDAVEKNVVGKIVDRFESKGLKIAAMKKIQLTQQDAEEFYGIHRERPFFKDLVDFMVSGPVVVMVLEGENAIVENRLIMGATNPKDAAKGTIRADFADSIDANAVHGSDAPDTAKVEIAFFFGKREIF, encoded by the coding sequence ATGGCAATTGAGCAAACTTTATCAATTATCAAGCCTGATGCAGTAGAAAAAAATGTTGTTGGAAAAATCGTAGATAGATTTGAAAGCAAAGGTCTTAAAATTGCTGCTATGAAAAAAATCCAACTTACTCAGCAAGATGCTGAAGAGTTTTATGGAATTCACAGAGAGCGACCTTTCTTCAAAGATTTAGTTGATTTTATGGTGAGTGGTCCTGTTGTTGTTATGGTTCTTGAAGGTGAAAATGCTATCGTTGAGAACAGACTTATCATGGGTGCTACAAATCCAAAAGATGCTGCAAAAGGAACAATCAGAGCTGATTTTGCCGATAGTATTGATGCAAATGCAGTTCATGGTAGTGATGCTCCTGATACAGCTAAAGTTGAAATTGCTTTCTTTTTTGGAAAGAGAGAAATCTTCTAA
- a CDS encoding Flagellar motor switch protein FliM (PFAM: Surface presentation of antigens (SPOA); Flagellar motor switch protein FliM~TIGRFAM: flagellar motor switch protein FliM), which translates to MADILSQDEIDALLGVAGSDEEEEVVEEEFEDEIIQGDGDSGGGYTTAPPPDVQITLYDFKRPNRVSKEQIRAFRSIHDKLARTSSSQISSIMRSIVEIQLHSVDQMTYGEFLMSLPNPTSFNVFSMKPLEGNGILEVNPSIAYPLIDRILGGKGEPFENNREFSDIELSLFETILKVIMDNLRDAWKVVEELTPTVEQKESSPNVVQIVAQNEIVVMIVMEIIMGQSSGMMNICYPVIALESVLPKLASRDVTLNETGSKKSRNQDLKVVLGGANVKLEAFLGKTRITFGELLDLKEGNILKLDSGINDGVLVSVNGKNRFLGDIGVQRYRKSVKVREKIHGESDELKEVLKEISDYREDRGEI; encoded by the coding sequence ATGGCTGATATATTAAGTCAAGATGAAATCGATGCTCTGCTAGGTGTAGCTGGTTCAGATGAAGAAGAAGAAGTAGTAGAAGAAGAGTTTGAAGACGAGATAATTCAGGGTGATGGCGATTCAGGAGGTGGTTATACTACTGCTCCTCCACCTGATGTCCAAATCACCCTTTATGATTTTAAAAGACCAAACAGAGTTTCAAAAGAGCAAATTCGTGCTTTTCGTAGTATTCACGACAAACTCGCTCGAACCTCATCATCACAAATATCTTCTATTATGAGATCAATTGTTGAAATCCAATTACACTCTGTTGATCAGATGACTTATGGTGAGTTTTTGATGTCTCTACCAAACCCAACAAGTTTTAATGTTTTCTCTATGAAACCGCTTGAAGGAAATGGAATTTTAGAGGTAAATCCATCAATTGCTTATCCTTTGATTGATAGGATTCTTGGCGGAAAAGGTGAGCCTTTTGAGAACAATCGTGAATTTTCTGATATTGAACTTTCGCTTTTTGAAACAATTCTAAAAGTAATTATGGACAATTTACGAGATGCTTGGAAAGTTGTTGAGGAACTCACTCCAACTGTTGAGCAAAAAGAGTCAAGCCCAAATGTTGTCCAAATTGTTGCACAGAACGAAATCGTTGTTATGATTGTTATGGAAATTATCATGGGACAATCTTCTGGAATGATGAACATCTGCTATCCAGTTATCGCTCTTGAGTCTGTATTGCCAAAACTTGCAAGTCGTGATGTTACACTTAATGAGACAGGTTCTAAAAAATCGAGAAATCAAGACCTCAAGGTTGTTCTTGGTGGTGCAAATGTAAAATTAGAAGCTTTCCTTGGAAAAACCAGAATCACTTTTGGAGAACTGCTAGACCTAAAAGAGGGAAATATTCTAAAGCTAGACTCTGGTATAAACGACGGTGTTCTTGTTAGTGTAAATGGTAAAAATAGATTTCTTGGAGATATTGGAGTCCAAAGATACAGAAAATCTGTAAAAGTTCGTGAAAAAATTCACGGAGAATCAGACGAGTTGAAAGAAGTTCTTAAAGAGATTTCCGACTATCGAGAAGATAGAGGTGAAATTTAA
- a CDS encoding fatty acid/phospholipid synthesis protein PlsX (PFAM: Fatty acid synthesis protein~TIGRFAM: fatty acid/phospholipid synthesis protein PlsX) — protein sequence MIKIALDAMGGDFGPEPIVNGALLALDERADFHVTFVGKREEIKKYLSSDLSDRYSILEADDVISMEDSATDVFKRKESSIYKAIDLVKNGDADAVVSAGHSGATMSLATLRIGRIQGVLRPAIATFMPTRTGKKSLVLDVGANVDCKPENLFQFGVMGEVYSKKIMRNSNPRVGLLSNGEESSKGNELTKETFKLLSQRKTFKGNVEGNNIFDGSVDVIVCDGFVGNLILKTSEGVADTINFFLKDRIKKSAIAITGAMLMKKVFKLLKKEVDYAEYGGAPLLGLKSATIIGHGKSNPKAVKNAIFQAISYVNADIEKEIEEILKK from the coding sequence ATGATTAAGATAGCCCTTGATGCAATGGGTGGGGATTTCGGTCCTGAACCTATTGTAAATGGTGCTCTTCTTGCACTTGACGAAAGAGCTGATTTTCACGTCACTTTTGTCGGAAAGCGAGAAGAGATCAAAAAATATCTAAGTTCTGATTTGTCCGATCGCTATTCAATTCTTGAAGCAGACGATGTAATATCTATGGAAGATTCGGCAACTGATGTTTTTAAAAGAAAAGAGAGTTCTATCTATAAGGCTATCGATCTTGTTAAAAACGGAGATGCTGATGCAGTTGTTTCTGCTGGACATAGCGGTGCTACAATGTCTCTTGCAACTTTGCGAATTGGTAGAATTCAGGGTGTTTTAAGACCTGCAATTGCTACTTTTATGCCGACTCGAACAGGTAAAAAAAGTCTTGTGCTTGATGTTGGTGCAAATGTTGATTGCAAACCTGAAAACCTTTTTCAATTCGGTGTTATGGGTGAAGTCTATTCTAAAAAGATTATGCGAAACTCAAATCCTCGTGTTGGACTACTTTCAAATGGCGAAGAGTCTTCAAAAGGGAACGAACTAACAAAAGAGACTTTCAAACTACTTTCTCAAAGAAAAACTTTCAAAGGGAATGTTGAGGGAAATAATATTTTTGATGGTTCAGTTGATGTTATTGTTTGCGATGGTTTTGTTGGAAATCTGATTTTAAAAACAAGTGAAGGTGTTGCAGACACAATCAATTTCTTTTTGAAAGATAGAATTAAAAAATCCGCAATTGCAATTACTGGTGCGATGCTTATGAAGAAAGTTTTCAAACTTCTTAAAAAAGAGGTTGATTATGCTGAATATGGCGGTGCACCTCTTTTAGGACTAAAGTCGGCAACAATTATCGGACATGGAAAAAGCAATCCAAAAGCAGTTAAAAATGCTATTTTTCAAGCAATTTCCTATGTTAATGCTGATATTGAAAAAGAGATAGAAGAGATTCTTAAAAAGTAA
- a CDS encoding ribosomal protein L32 (PFAM: Ribosomal L32p protein family~TIGRFAM: ribosomal protein L32) has translation MAVPKRRVSKSRSAKRRTHYKVTLARPVKGENGEWRMPHRVDSEGRYHKLDD, from the coding sequence ATGGCAGTACCTAAGAGAAGAGTTAGTAAATCAAGATCAGCAAAAAGAAGAACACACTACAAAGTTACACTTGCAAGACCTGTAAAAGGTGAAAATGGTGAGTGGAGAATGCCACACAGAGTTGATAGCGAGGGTCGATACCACAAATTAGATGATTAA
- a CDS encoding 6-pyruvoyl-tetrahydropterin synthase (PFAM: 6-pyruvoyl tetrahydropterin synthase): MIIRKLFKFENAHIVRKCTSRRCRESIHGHSYKTEIFLESNFLDNGHMVYDFGLMKSYIKDLIDSFDHSISIWNGDKSEYISDMQKYSERWILLPVSPSAEQLSRIIFVLIDSFFKSNKMINGEKGVKLQSVIVHETDTGYAQCFREDAYSENMGKIELSEIIFSKDIISDWKDINLFENLKSGKPFANPKTL, translated from the coding sequence ATGATTATTAGAAAACTTTTTAAATTTGAAAATGCACATATTGTTAGAAAATGCACATCTCGACGATGTCGCGAATCTATTCACGGACACTCCTATAAAACTGAAATTTTTTTAGAATCTAATTTTCTTGATAATGGTCATATGGTTTATGACTTTGGTCTTATGAAAAGTTATATCAAAGACCTCATCGACTCTTTTGATCACTCAATTTCAATTTGGAATGGCGATAAATCTGAATATATTTCTGACATGCAAAAATATAGTGAAAGATGGATTCTTCTGCCTGTGAGTCCCTCCGCTGAGCAGTTAAGTAGAATTATTTTTGTTCTTATCGACTCATTTTTTAAATCCAACAAAATGATTAATGGTGAAAAAGGTGTTAAGTTGCAAAGTGTGATTGTTCATGAAACGGATACAGGTTATGCTCAATGTTTTCGTGAAGATGCTTACAGTGAAAATATGGGAAAAATTGAGTTGAGTGAAATTATATTTTCTAAAGATATTATTTCTGACTGGAAAGATATAAATCTTTTTGAAAATCTCAAAAGCGGAAAACCTTTCGCAAATCCAAAAACTCTTTAA
- a CDS encoding sialic acid synthase (PFAM: SAF domain; NeuB family) yields the protein MRDILEVFKNFKSGSVEITSPYVIAEAGVNHEGSMETAKRLVREAKEGGADAIKFQTYKANTIASKDSPAYWDTTKEPTKSQFELFQKHDKFWKDEFIELKKYCDEVGIEFLSTPFDIESANFLNELQPVFKISSSDLTNKPFIQHIAKLGKPIILSTGASDLSEIHEAIKWIEEFNVPYALLHCVLNYPTPDENANLGMISGLKKAFPDTPIGYSDHTLPKDMTTLEVATILGSVILEKHFTHDKTLQGNDHYHAMDWKDLKLFRENMEKRFQLLGSSKVEALSYEEPARINARRSLVANRKIEKGAKVFREDLTFKRPAHGISPKFIDDLIGKEALSEIPDDTVLQWNMFG from the coding sequence ATGAGAGATATTTTAGAAGTCTTTAAAAACTTTAAGAGCGGAAGTGTAGAAATCACTTCCCCTTATGTTATTGCTGAAGCTGGTGTAAATCACGAGGGAAGCATGGAGACAGCAAAACGACTTGTTCGAGAAGCAAAAGAGGGTGGAGCTGATGCGATTAAGTTTCAAACTTATAAAGCAAATACAATTGCATCAAAAGACTCTCCTGCATATTGGGACACAACAAAAGAGCCAACAAAATCACAATTTGAGCTTTTTCAGAAACATGATAAATTTTGGAAAGATGAATTTATCGAACTCAAAAAATATTGCGATGAGGTCGGTATAGAGTTTCTTTCAACACCATTTGATATTGAATCCGCAAATTTTTTAAATGAGTTACAGCCTGTTTTTAAGATTTCATCAAGTGATTTGACAAATAAACCTTTTATTCAACATATTGCAAAACTTGGAAAACCGATAATTCTTTCAACTGGTGCTAGTGATTTGAGTGAAATTCATGAAGCTATAAAGTGGATTGAAGAGTTTAATGTGCCTTATGCACTTTTACACTGTGTTTTAAACTATCCAACACCTGATGAAAATGCAAATTTAGGTATGATTTCTGGACTCAAAAAAGCTTTTCCTGATACTCCAATTGGATATTCCGATCACACTCTTCCAAAAGATATGACAACTCTTGAAGTTGCAACAATTCTTGGTAGTGTAATTCTTGAAAAACATTTCACTCATGACAAAACTCTGCAAGGGAATGATCATTATCATGCGATGGATTGGAAAGATTTAAAACTTTTCCGAGAAAATATGGAGAAAAGATTTCAGCTTCTTGGAAGTTCAAAAGTAGAGGCTCTTTCGTATGAAGAACCTGCAAGAATCAATGCACGAAGAAGCCTTGTTGCAAATAGAAAAATTGAGAAAGGAGCAAAAGTTTTCCGAGAAGATTTGACCTTCAAAAGACCTGCACATGGAATTTCACCAAAATTTATAGATGACCTCATCGGCAAAGAGGCACTTTCTGAAATTCCAGATGATACTGTTCTGCAATGGAACATGTTTGGTTAA
- a CDS encoding hypothetical protein (PFAM: Protein of unknown function (DUF1311)): MFIVFLIFLPISLFSWDLQKEAIFKSTNNPNFVVIQVDGEVLDFSTNYNFGELSKKEVLNWKSGRKGSFVFDSKEGSFFLDSETGKALFLFGNLKSHPIDTVSNACVNRDGSTSGIVDCGRETLKLWDSYLNTVSQKLSSRLPERQQKLLDVSQKAWIDFRDKKIKYLQNYYNRSGTIWQIILLENIVEVTKKRTIELESFLGF, encoded by the coding sequence ATGTTTATAGTATTTTTAATTTTTTTGCCTATATCTCTTTTCTCTTGGGATTTACAGAAAGAGGCAATTTTTAAATCTACAAACAATCCTAATTTTGTAGTCATTCAAGTTGATGGTGAAGTTTTGGACTTTTCTACAAATTACAACTTTGGGGAACTATCCAAAAAAGAGGTTTTAAATTGGAAAAGTGGTCGAAAAGGTAGTTTTGTTTTTGACTCAAAAGAGGGTAGTTTTTTTCTAGATTCTGAAACAGGAAAAGCTCTGTTTCTTTTTGGGAATCTGAAAAGTCATCCCATTGATACTGTTTCAAATGCCTGTGTAAATAGAGATGGTTCAACCTCTGGAATTGTTGATTGTGGTCGTGAAACTTTAAAGCTTTGGGACAGCTACTTAAATACCGTTTCTCAAAAACTTTCAAGCAGATTGCCTGAGAGGCAACAGAAACTTTTAGATGTTTCCCAAAAAGCTTGGATCGATTTTCGAGACAAAAAAATCAAATATCTGCAAAATTATTACAATCGCAGTGGAACAATTTGGCAAATTATTCTCCTCGAAAATATTGTTGAAGTTACAAAAAAGAGAACTATTGAGCTAGAAAGTTTTTTAGGTTTTTAA